In Papaver somniferum cultivar HN1 chromosome 1, ASM357369v1, whole genome shotgun sequence, a genomic segment contains:
- the LOC113291727 gene encoding bifunctional riboflavin kinase/FMN phosphatase-like isoform X1, translating into MVTSYGEEIYQPEGWSVPLLPPFRLCGILGWAGLLTRGVYKIGWNPYFNNTEKTIEPWLFHDFSEDFYWEELRLAIVGYMRPEVLTYCNTYAYVRTVIRSVHERKPFTEVFLNIMQQSNSKRNIKKKMCSCIFCTKETKYFCHFPCYYYPCGMNIVKYGSSIN; encoded by the exons GAAATTTATCAACCTGAGGGCTGGTCAGTACCTCTCTTACCACCCTTCCGGCTCTGTGGTATACTTGGTTGGGCTGGATTATTAACTCGAGGTGTCTATAAGATTGGTTGGAACCCATACTTCAATAACACTGAAAAGACTATT GAACCTTGGCTATTTCATGATTTCAGTGAGGATTTCTATTGGGAAGAACTGCGTCTTGCCATTGTTGGTTATATGCGACCAGAGGTATTGACATATTGTAATACATATGCATATGTTAGGACTGTAATAAGGTCAGTCCATGAGAGGAAACCCTTTACGGAAGTTTTTCTGAACATTATGCAACAAtccaattcaaaaagaaatataaagaaaaagatgTGCAGTTGTATTTTTTGTACTAAAGAGACCAAATATTTCTGCCATTTCCCTTGTTACTATTACCCATGTGGAATGAACATTGTTAAATACGGGTCGTCAATAAACTGA
- the LOC113291727 gene encoding bifunctional riboflavin kinase/FMN phosphatase-like isoform X2: MEIYQPEGWSVPLLPPFRLCGILGWAGLLTRGVYKIGWNPYFNNTEKTIEPWLFHDFSEDFYWEELRLAIVGYMRPEVLTYCNTYAYVRTVIRSVHERKPFTEVFLNIMQQSNSKRNIKKKMCSCIFCTKETKYFCHFPCYYYPCGMNIVKYGSSIN; encoded by the exons GAAATTTATCAACCTGAGGGCTGGTCAGTACCTCTCTTACCACCCTTCCGGCTCTGTGGTATACTTGGTTGGGCTGGATTATTAACTCGAGGTGTCTATAAGATTGGTTGGAACCCATACTTCAATAACACTGAAAAGACTATT GAACCTTGGCTATTTCATGATTTCAGTGAGGATTTCTATTGGGAAGAACTGCGTCTTGCCATTGTTGGTTATATGCGACCAGAGGTATTGACATATTGTAATACATATGCATATGTTAGGACTGTAATAAGGTCAGTCCATGAGAGGAAACCCTTTACGGAAGTTTTTCTGAACATTATGCAACAAtccaattcaaaaagaaatataaagaaaaagatgTGCAGTTGTATTTTTTGTACTAAAGAGACCAAATATTTCTGCCATTTCCCTTGTTACTATTACCCATGTGGAATGAACATTGTTAAATACGGGTCGTCAATAAACTGA
- the LOC113342790 gene encoding basic 7S globulin 2-like yields MTSCSLSSLRFSVLLFLFLHSLSNAQPFSSSRPRGLVFPVHKDPATLQYVTQISLGATRVPVNFVVDLGGKVSWIHSKGGCSTSLYSPVDCKSPQCSLARQSASPVFCVNNTCSLYAANLITHSATNADLVSGVVTVQPSDVIDPRTGDWISVPNVTARRFPFACETTIGLLEGLPKGVKGMVSLGRSSLALASQFSAAFRFPRKFAVYLSSADNGFVFFGDAPYIIQHSGWQLMSSLSYTPLLLNPMPTESWSTAPNSDYYIDVKSIEIDGEVVPLNKALLSINKKDGVGGTRFSTLDPYTAMQTSIYKAFTSVYIKRAKAMGISRVASVAPFTACFNSSTMTQRPEGYLVPTINLVLPKNVKWQMIGTGNSLVYVRDSVFCLGFVDGGSTPRTSIVIGGHQLQYNVLQFDIPRSRLGFSPPMQV; encoded by the coding sequence ATGACTTCTTGTTCCTTGAGTTCTCTTCGTTTTTcagttcttctttttttgtttctcCATTCCCTCTCTAATGCTCagcctttttcttcttcacgacCCCGCGGGCTCGTCTTTCCAGTTCACAAAGATCCAGCTACACTCCAATATGTGACCCAAATCAGCCTAGGAGCTACAAGAGTGCCCGTAAACTTTGTCGTCGATCTTGGCGGTAAAGTATCCTGGATACATTCCAAGGGAGGTTGCTCCACATCATTATACAGCCCGGTAGATTGCAAGTCACCTCAATGTTCACTAGCTAGACAATCTGCCAGTCCAGTATTTTGCGTTAACAACACATGTAGCCTTTATGCTGCCAACTTAATAACTCATTCAGCCACCAACGCAGATCTCGTTTCAGGTGTTGTGACTGTACAACCAAGCGATGTGATCGATCCAAGAACTGGAGATTGGATCTCAGTCCCCAATGTTACGGCACGTAGGTTTCCGTTTGCTTGTGAAACAACTATTGGCCTCTTAGAGGGTCTTCCTAAAGGTGTTAAGGGGATGGTTAGTCTTGGGCGCTCCAGCCTTGCCTTAGCGTCACAATTTTCAGCTGCATTTAGATTCCCTCGGAAGTTTGCTGTGTATCTATCATCAGCTGACAATGGGTTCGTATTTTTCGGAGATGCGCCTTACATTATTCAACATTCTGGATGGCAACTGATGAGTTCTTTATCTTACACCCCTCTGTTGTTAAACCCAATGCCAACTGAAAGTTGGTCAACTGCCCCTAACAGTGATTACTACATTGATGTAAAATCGATCGAGATAGATGGTGAAGTTGTCCCGTTGAATAAAGCATTGTTGTCAATTAACAAGAAAGACGGTGTTGGAGGAACGAGATTTAGCACTCTAGATCCATACACTGCTATGCAGACTTCAATATACAAGGCATTTACTAGTGTTTATATCAAGCGAGCTAAAGCCATGGGTATCTCCAGAGTTGCTTCCGTTGCACCTTTCACTGCCTGTTTTAACTCATCCACCATGACACAAAGACCAGAAGGTTATCTTGTGCCAACAATCAATCTAGTCTTGCCTAAGAATGTCAAGTGGCAGATGATAGGCACAGGAAATTCTTTGGTTTATGTTCGTGATAGTGTATTTTGCCTGGGTTTTGTTGATGGAGGTTCTACTCCGAGGACGTCGATTGTTATTGGTGGACATCAATTGCAGTATAACGTTCTACAATTTgatattccaagatcaaggttagGGTTCAGTCCACCTATGCAAGTTTGA
- the LOC113291737 gene encoding tRNA pseudouridine synthase A-like, with protein sequence MDESITTTTSPSSSSPPPPPPPPEEPEPKKLKMSTTTSDDETTNTDPNSIDRKPRYKRRKIAIFLAYCGVGYQGMQKNPGAKTIEADLEEALFQSGGIPEPDRGNPKRFDWARSARTDKGVSAVGQVVSGRFYVDPPGFIDRLNSHLPDQIRVFGFKRVTNSFSSKKFCDRRRYVYLIPVFALDSNAHPDRESVLASLGSENELSKCLECPDRGRKVLGVMGKRKIIESKTLEVDGIDVVAQTETTEIESGFVLNNDGTENENVELESKASGVEVLAEIGGSEEVGSGLVQNSNGDGKAGKKSVFSYGEKEKEKFNRILGRYVGTHNFHNFTTRTKAEDPAAKRFIISFDANTVVNVEGVDFVKCEVVGQSFMLHQIRKMVGLAVAVMRTGAPESLIDVALQKDVNFTAPTAPEVGLYLDECFFTSYNQKWKDTHEEISMKDYAEEAEDFKMKQIYPHIGSTELKEGSVGIWLHSLNHRNYPDLNYLEANKVGNNGLAEESAAVPSVPVESAPIESVA encoded by the exons ATGGACGAATCCATTACTACTACTACTTCACCTTCCTCATCttctcctcctccaccaccaccaccaccagaagaaCCTGAACCTAAGAAACTCAAAATGTCCACCACCACCTCAGATGATGAAACAACCAACACAGACCCAAACTCtatagatcgaaaacctagataCAAACGTCGCAAAATTGCAATATTCTTAGCTTACTGTGGTGTTGGTTATCAAggcatgcagaaaaacccaggagcTAAAACCATTGAAGCTGATTTAGAAGAAGCCCTTTTTCAATCTGGTGGTATTCCAGAACCTGACCGTGGAAACCCTAAACGATTCGATTGGGCTCGTTCTGCTCGTACTGATAAGGGTGTTAGTGCTGTTGGTCAAGTTGTTTCTGGCAGGTTCTATGTTGATCCTCCTGGCTTTATTGATCGGCTTAATTCACATCTTCCTGATCAAATTCGAGTATTTGGGTTTAAGCGAGTTACGAATTCGTTTAGTTCGAAGAAGTTTTGTGATCGAAGGAGGTACGTTTACCTGATTCCTGTTTTTGCTTTAGACTCTAATGCTCATCCTGATAGAGAAAGTGTGTTAGCTAGTTTAGGTTCTGAAAATGAACTTTCCAAGTGTTTGGAGTGTCCTGATAGAGGTAGAAAGGTGCTAGGTGTAATGGGTAAACGTAAAATCATTGAATCCAAAACATTAGAAGTTGATGGGATCGATGTTGTTGCTCAAACAGAAACAACTGAAATTGAGTCTGGGTTTGTTTTGAATAATGATGGTACTGAAAATGAGAATGTTGAGTTAGAATCTAAAGCTTCAGGAGTGGAAGTATTGGCGGAAATTGGGGGTTCCGAGGAAGTGGGTTCGGGCTTGGTTCAAAATAGTAATGGGGATGGGAAGGCTGGGAAAAAGAGTGTGTTCAGCTATggtgagaaggagaaagagaagttTAATAGAATTCTAGGTCGTTATGTGGGAACTCATAATTTCCATAACTTCACAACAAGAACGAAAGCTGAAGACCCAGCTGCAAAACGCTTCATTATATCGTTTGACGCGAATACCGTTGTTAATGTTGAAGGAGTGGATTTTGTTAAGTGCGAGGTTGTGGGACAGAGTTTCATGCTTCATCAGATCAGAAAGATGGTTGGGCTTGCAGTTGCTGTCATGAGGACTGGTGCACCAGAGTCATTGATTGATGTAGCCCTACAAAA GGATGTGAATTTTACAGCTCCTACAGCTCCTGAGGTTGGTCTATACCTGGATGAGTGTTTCTTCACTTCGTATAACCAGAAGTGGAAGGATACACATGAAGAGATTTCAATGAAAGATTATGCTGAAGAAGCTGAGGAtttcaaaatgaaacaaatatatcctcACATTGGATCAACAGAACTGAAGGAAGGATCTGTAGGTATCTGGTTACATTCTCTAAACCACCGCAATTATCCTGATTTGAATTATCTAGAGGCCAATAAAGTCGGCAATAATGGGCTAGCAGAAGAAAGTGCTGCAGTTCCAAGTGTTCCAGTTGAAAGCGCTCCAATTGAAAGCGTCGCATGA